From a single Methanobrevibacter sp. genomic region:
- a CDS encoding acyltransferase family protein, giving the protein MNRFKHGKYGHAVTSLSQYSYGIYLAHYLILHLLLLILNPYLHITSFNSIIAIPVIVVVVFAISVLILSTMDKIPVLNKFTGKK; this is encoded by the coding sequence ATGAACAGATTTAAACATGGCAAATATGGACATGCAGTGACCTCATTAAGCCAGTACAGTTACGGAATTTACTTGGCTCATTATTTGATACTGCACCTGCTGCTTTTAATTTTAAATCCTTATCTCCACATTACCAGTTTCAATTCAATAATAGCTATTCCAGTGATTGTTGTTGTAGTATTTGCAATATCTGTTTTAATACTTTCCACAATGGATAAAATTCCGGTTTTAAATAAATTTACAGGCAAAAAGTAA